Proteins encoded together in one Helicobacter pylori window:
- a CDS encoding cytochrome c oxidase, cbb3-type, CcoQ subunit, with protein MMDLESLRGFAYAFFTILFTLFLYAYIFSMYRKQKKGVVDYERYGYLALNDALEDELIEPRHKKVHDKGIKES; from the coding sequence ATGATGGATTTAGAAAGTTTGAGAGGTTTTGCGTATGCGTTTTTTACCATTCTTTTTACGCTCTTTTTGTATGCCTATATTTTTAGCATGTATAGAAAGCAAAAAAAGGGTGTCGTGGATTATGAGCGATACGGGTATTTAGCGTTAAATGATGCTTTAGAAGATGAGTTGATTGAACCACGCCATAAAAAAGTTCATGATAAGGGCATAAAGGAAAGTTGA
- the ccoO gene encoding cytochrome-c oxidase, cbb3-type subunit II — translation MFSFLEKNPFFFTLAFIFVFAIAGLVEILPNFFKSARPIEGLRPYTVLETAGRQIYIQEGCYHCHSQLIRPFQAEVDRYGAYSLSGEYAYDRPFLWGSKRIGPDLHRVGDYRTTDWHEKHMFDPKSVVPHSIMPAYKHLFIKKSDFDTAYAEALTQKKVFGVPYDTENGVKLGSVEEAKKAYLEEAKKITADMKDKRVLEAIERGEVLEIVALIAYLNSLGNSRINANQNAK, via the coding sequence ATGTTTAGTTTTTTGGAAAAAAACCCGTTCTTTTTCACTCTTGCGTTTATTTTTGTGTTTGCGATCGCAGGCTTGGTGGAGATTTTGCCTAACTTCTTTAAATCCGCTCGCCCCATTGAAGGCTTACGGCCTTATACGGTTTTAGAAACAGCGGGGAGACAAATTTATATCCAAGAAGGTTGCTATCATTGCCATTCCCAACTCATCCGCCCTTTCCAAGCTGAGGTGGATCGATACGGCGCGTATAGTTTGAGCGGGGAATATGCGTATGACAGGCCATTTTTATGGGGATCTAAAAGGATTGGCCCTGATTTGCACAGGGTGGGGGATTATCGCACAACCGATTGGCATGAAAAACACATGTTTGATCCCAAAAGCGTTGTGCCGCACAGCATCATGCCCGCCTATAAGCATTTATTCATAAAAAAGAGCGACTTTGACACCGCTTATGCAGAAGCTTTGACGCAAAAAAAGGTTTTTGGCGTGCCTTATGACACCGAAAACGGCGTGAAATTAGGGAGCGTGGAAGAAGCGAAAAAAGCCTATTTAGAAGAAGCTAAAAAAATCACAGCCGATATGAAAGACAAGAGGGTGCTAGAAGCGATTGAGAGAGGTGAAGTGTTAGAAATTGTGGCTTTGATCGCTTATTTGAATAGCTTGGGTAATTCCAGGATCAACGCTAATCAAAACGCTAAATAA
- a CDS encoding L-lactate permease → MSEFHQIYDPLGNIWLSALVALLPILLFFLSLMVFKLKGYAAAFLSVVLSAVIAVLVYKMPVSMVGSSFLYGFLYGLWPIAWIIIAAIFLYKLSVKSGYFEILKESVQSITLDHRILVILIGFCFGSFLEGAIGFGGPIAITAAILVGLGLSPLYSAGLCLIANTAPVAFGAVGIPISAMASAVGVPAILISAMTGKILFFVSLLVPFFIVFLMDGFKGIKETFPAVFIAAFSFAGTQFLSSNYLGPELPGIISALVSLVATALFLKFWQPKVIFRSDGKAASFTNSNHHICKVYVAWSPFVILVLVIVLWIQPFFKALFEKDGLLAFSNFYFEFNNISNHIFKSPPFVESDQSASFPVVFKFFLINTVGTSIFLAALISMLVLRVRVSDALGVFGETLKEMRYPILTIGLVLSFAYVSNYSGISSTLALALTHTGLAFTFFSPLIGWVGVFLTGSDTSSNLLFGSLQQLTAQRLHLPEILTLTANTVGGTLGKMISPQSIAIACAAVGLAGKESDLFKFTVKYSLIFVAIMGVVISAIAYLIPEVVPAIK, encoded by the coding sequence GTGTCAGAATTTCATCAAATTTATGACCCTTTGGGTAATATTTGGCTGAGCGCTCTTGTGGCCTTATTGCCGATTTTGCTATTTTTCTTATCTTTAATGGTTTTTAAACTCAAAGGTTATGCGGCGGCCTTTTTGAGCGTGGTTCTGTCAGCCGTTATTGCGGTTTTAGTGTATAAAATGCCTGTTAGCATGGTGGGTTCAAGCTTTCTTTATGGCTTCCTCTATGGCTTATGGCCGATCGCATGGATTATTATTGCGGCGATTTTTTTATACAAACTCAGCGTTAAATCCGGCTATTTTGAAATTTTAAAAGAAAGCGTCCAGTCCATCACTTTAGATCACAGGATTTTAGTGATCTTGATTGGCTTTTGTTTTGGCTCGTTTTTAGAAGGAGCGATCGGGTTTGGAGGGCCTATTGCCATTACCGCAGCGATTTTAGTGGGGTTGGGGTTAAGCCCTTTATATTCTGCCGGGTTATGTTTGATCGCTAATACCGCTCCTGTGGCTTTTGGCGCAGTGGGTATCCCTATAAGTGCTATGGCGAGCGCGGTAGGGGTGCCAGCGATTTTAATTTCAGCCATGACGGGTAAAATCCTCTTTTTTGTGAGCTTGTTAGTGCCGTTTTTCATTGTGTTTTTGATGGATGGCTTTAAAGGGATTAAAGAAACTTTTCCGGCTGTTTTTATCGCGGCTTTTTCTTTCGCTGGCACGCAATTTTTAAGCTCTAATTATTTAGGGCCAGAATTGCCTGGTATTATTTCAGCCCTTGTTTCACTCGTTGCAACAGCGCTCTTTTTGAAATTTTGGCAGCCTAAAGTGATTTTTAGAAGCGATGGCAAAGCGGCTTCATTCACTAATAGTAACCATCATATCTGTAAGGTTTATGTCGCTTGGTCCCCTTTTGTGATTTTGGTTTTAGTGATTGTGTTATGGATACAGCCTTTTTTTAAAGCTTTATTTGAAAAAGACGGCTTGTTAGCTTTTTCTAATTTTTATTTTGAATTCAATAATATCAGTAACCACATCTTTAAAAGCCCGCCTTTTGTAGAATCCGATCAAAGCGCGAGTTTTCCGGTGGTGTTTAAATTTTTCTTAATCAACACGGTTGGCACTTCCATTTTTTTAGCCGCTCTCATTAGCATGCTCGTTTTAAGGGTGCGAGTGAGCGATGCGCTGGGCGTCTTTGGCGAGACTCTAAAAGAAATGCGCTACCCCATTCTTACCATTGGTTTAGTCTTAAGCTTTGCCTATGTGTCTAATTACAGCGGGATTTCTTCCACTCTAGCCTTAGCGCTCACCCATACGGGATTAGCTTTCACCTTTTTCTCGCCCTTGATCGGGTGGGTGGGCGTGTTTTTAACCGGGAGCGATACGAGTTCTAATCTTTTATTTGGCTCTTTACAGCAACTCACCGCCCAACGATTGCATCTCCCTGAGATTTTAACCCTAACGGCTAATACCGTGGGTGGCACTTTAGGCAAGATGATAAGCCCTCAAAGCATTGCTATCGCTTGCGCGGCAGTGGGATTGGCTGGGAAAGAGAGCGATTTATTCAAATTCACGGTCAAATACTCCCTTATTTTTGTAGCGATCATGGGAGTTGTGATTAGCGCGATTGCGTATTTGATCCCTGAAGTGGTGCCTGCGATAAAGTAG
- the ccoN gene encoding cytochrome-c oxidase, cbb3-type subunit I produces MQENVPLSYDYSISKLFLYAMVGFGIIGMLIGIVLAFELSFPNLNYIAGEYGVFGRLRPLHTNAVIYGFTLGGIWASWYYIGQRVLKITYHQHPFLKIVGLLHFWLWILLLILGVISLFAGLTQSKEYAELMWPLDIIVVVAWVLWGVNMFGSMSVRRENTIYVSLWYYIATYVGIAVMYLFNNLSVPTYFVADMGSVWHSISMYSGSNDALIQWWWGHNAVAFVFTSGVIGTIYYFLPKESGQPIFSYKLTLFSFWSLMFVYIWAGGHHLIYSTVPDWVQTLSSVFSVVLILPSWGTAINMLLTMRGQWHQLKESPLIKFLVLASTFYMLSTLEGSIQAIKSVNALAHFTDWIIGHVHDGVLGWVGFTLIASMYHMTPRLFRREIYSGRLVDFQFWIMTLGIVLYFSSMWIAGITQGMMWRDVDQYGNLTYQFIDTVKVLIPYYNIRGVGGLMYFTGFIIFAYNIFMTITAGKKLEREPNYATPMSR; encoded by the coding sequence ATGCAAGAAAATGTGCCTTTGAGTTATGATTATTCCATTAGCAAATTGTTTCTTTATGCGATGGTTGGCTTTGGGATAATAGGCATGTTAATAGGGATTGTGTTAGCCTTTGAATTGTCTTTCCCTAACTTGAATTACATTGCAGGGGAGTATGGCGTTTTTGGCCGCTTGCGCCCTTTACACACGAATGCGGTGATCTATGGTTTCACCCTTGGGGGGATTTGGGCGAGTTGGTATTATATCGGTCAAAGGGTGCTTAAAATCACTTATCACCAACACCCCTTTTTGAAAATTGTAGGGTTATTGCATTTTTGGCTCTGGATTCTTCTTTTAATTCTAGGGGTTATTAGCTTGTTTGCTGGTCTTACTCAATCTAAAGAATACGCTGAATTGATGTGGCCTTTAGATATTATTGTGGTTGTGGCATGGGTGCTATGGGGGGTTAATATGTTTGGGAGCATGAGCGTTAGGAGAGAAAATACCATTTATGTGTCTTTATGGTATTACATCGCTACTTATGTGGGTATAGCGGTGATGTATCTCTTCAATAACCTTTCTGTCCCCACCTATTTTGTCGCTGATATGGGGAGTGTTTGGCATTCTATTTCTATGTATTCAGGCAGTAATGATGCGCTCATTCAATGGTGGTGGGGGCATAATGCGGTCGCTTTTGTCTTTACGAGTGGGGTGATTGGCACGATTTATTATTTCTTGCCTAAAGAGAGCGGCCAGCCTATCTTTTCTTACAAACTCACTTTGTTTTCTTTTTGGAGCTTGATGTTTGTTTATATTTGGGCAGGCGGGCACCATTTGATTTATTCCACCGTGCCTGATTGGGTGCAAACCCTTTCTAGCGTGTTTTCAGTGGTGTTGATCTTGCCTTCGTGGGGGACAGCCATTAACATGCTTTTAACGATGCGAGGCCAGTGGCACCAGCTCAAAGAAAGCCCTTTGATTAAATTCTTAGTTTTGGCTTCAACTTTCTACATGCTTTCCACGCTAGAAGGATCCATTCAAGCCATTAAGAGCGTGAACGCCTTAGCGCATTTTACCGATTGGATTATAGGGCATGTGCATGACGGCGTGCTTGGGTGGGTAGGCTTCACTTTGATTGCGAGCATGTATCACATGACGCCTAGGCTTTTTAGAAGAGAGATTTATTCAGGCAGGCTTGTGGATTTCCAATTTTGGATCATGACTTTAGGGATTGTGCTTTACTTTTCGTCCATGTGGATTGCAGGGATCACGCAAGGGATGATGTGGAGGGATGTGGATCAGTATGGGAATCTCACTTACCAGTTCATTGATACGGTTAAGGTGCTAATCCCTTATTACAATATTAGAGGCGTTGGGGGTCTTATGTATTTTACCGGATTTATTATCTTTGCCTACAATATTTTTATGACAATCACAGCAGGCAAAAAATTAGAGCGTGAGCCCAATTACGCCACGCCTATGTCTAGATAG
- the ccoP gene encoding cytochrome-c oxidase, cbb3-type subunit III, which produces MDFLNDHINVFGLIAALVILVLTIYESSSLIKEMRDSKSQGELVENGHLIDGIGEFANNVPVGWIASFMCTIVWAFWYFFFGYPLNSFSQIGQYNEEVKVHNQKFEAKWKHLGQKELVDMGQGIFLVHCSQCHGITAEGLHGSAQNLVHWGKEEGIMDTIKHGSKGMDYLAGEMPAMELDEKDAKAIASYVMAEISSVKKTKNPQLIDKGKELFESMGCTGCHGNDGKGLQENQVFAADLTTYGTENFLRNILTHGKKGNIGHMPSFKYKNFSDLQVKALAEFIQSLKPLED; this is translated from the coding sequence ATGGATTTTTTAAACGACCATATAAATGTTTTTGGCTTGATTGCAGCGCTTGTGATTTTAGTTTTAACCATCTATGAATCCAGTTCGCTCATTAAAGAAATGCGCGACAGCAAATCTCAGGGTGAGCTTGTAGAAAATGGGCATTTGATTGATGGGATAGGGGAGTTTGCCAATAATGTGCCAGTAGGCTGGATCGCAAGCTTTATGTGCACGATTGTGTGGGCTTTTTGGTATTTTTTCTTTGGGTATCCGCTGAACAGCTTTTCTCAAATCGGGCAATACAATGAAGAGGTTAAAGTGCACAACCAAAAATTTGAAGCCAAATGGAAGCATTTGGGTCAAAAGGAATTGGTGGATATGGGGCAAGGCATCTTTTTAGTCCATTGTTCGCAATGCCATGGCATCACCGCTGAAGGCTTGCATGGGAGCGCTCAAAATCTGGTGCATTGGGGTAAAGAAGAGGGCATTATGGACACCATTAAGCATGGCTCTAAAGGCATGGATTATCTCGCTGGGGAAATGCCCGCTATGGAATTGGACGAAAAAGACGCTAAAGCGATTGCGAGCTATGTGATGGCAGAAATTTCTAGCGTTAAAAAAACCAAAAACCCTCAACTCATTGATAAAGGCAAGGAATTGTTTGAAAGCATGGGCTGCACAGGTTGTCATGGCAATGATGGTAAGGGCTTGCAAGAAAATCAAGTGTTTGCGGCCGATTTGACCACTTACGGCACAGAGAATTTTTTAAGAAATATCTTAACGCATGGCAAAAAGGGCAATATAGGGCATATGCCATCATTCAAGTATAAAAACTTTAGCGATTTGCAAGTTAAAGCGTTGGCCGAATTTATCCAATCGCTAAAACCCTTAGAAGATTAA
- a CDS encoding adenine-specific DNA glycosylase gives METLHNALLKWYEEFGRKDLPFRNLKGINAPYEVYISEVMSQQTQINTVIERFYSPFLEAFPTLKDLASAQLEEVLLLWRGLGYYSRAKNLKKSAEICVKEHNSQLPNDYQSLLKLPGIGAYTANAILCFGFREKSACVDANIKRVLLRLFGLDPNITAKDLQIKANDFLNLNESFNHNQALIDLGALICSPKPKCTICPLNPYCLGKNHPEKHTLKKKQEIIQEERYLGVVIQNNQIALEKIEQKLYFGMHHFPNLKENLEYKLPFLGAIKHSHTKFKLNLNLYLAAIKDLKNPIRFYSLKDLETLPISSMTLKILNFLKQKNLFGG, from the coding sequence CTGGAAACTTTACACAACGCCCTTTTAAAATGGTATGAAGAATTTGGGCGAAAGGATTTACCTTTTAGGAATTTAAAGGGCATTAACGCCCCTTATGAAGTCTATATCAGTGAAGTGATGAGCCAACAAACCCAAATCAACACGGTAATTGAGCGTTTTTATTCCCCCTTTTTAGAAGCTTTCCCCACTTTAAAAGACTTAGCGAGCGCTCAATTAGAAGAGGTTTTATTGCTCTGGAGAGGGCTTGGCTATTATTCAAGGGCTAAAAATTTAAAAAAAAGCGCTGAAATTTGCGTTAAAGAACACAACTCACAATTACCCAATGACTATCAAAGCCTATTAAAACTCCCCGGGATTGGCGCATACACGGCTAATGCGATTTTATGTTTTGGTTTTAGAGAAAAGAGTGCATGCGTGGATGCCAATATCAAACGAGTGCTTTTAAGGCTTTTTGGTTTGGATCCTAATATCACGGCTAAAGATCTGCAAATTAAAGCGAATGACTTTCTCAATCTTAATGAAAGCTTTAATCATAACCAAGCCCTAATTGATCTAGGGGCTTTAATCTGCTCCCCTAAACCCAAATGCACGATTTGCCCTTTAAACCCTTATTGTTTGGGTAAAAACCACCCAGAAAAACACACGCTTAAGAAAAAACAAGAAATCATTCAAGAAGAGCGTTACTTGGGCGTTGTGATCCAAAATAACCAAATCGCTTTAGAAAAAATAGAGCAAAAACTCTATTTTGGGATGCACCATTTCCCCAATCTCAAAGAAAACCTAGAATACAAACTCCCCTTTTTAGGGGCGATCAAACACAGCCACACTAAATTCAAGCTCAATTTAAACCTCTATTTAGCTGCGATAAAAGATTTAAAAAACCCTATTCGTTTTTATAGCCTTAAAGACTTAGAAACCTTACCCATAAGCTCTATGACGCTTAAAATTTTGAATTTTTTAAAACAAAAAAATTTATTTGGGGGTTAA
- a CDS encoding L-lactate permease: MEFYQVYDPLGNIWLSALVALSPIALFFISLIVFKLKGYSAGFLSLVLSIIIALFVYKMPAQMVSASFFYGFLYGLWPIAWIVIAAIFLYNLSVKSGYFEILKESILTLTPDHRILVILIGFCFGSFLEGAIGFGGPVAITAAILVGLGLNPLYAAGLCLIANTAPVAFGAVGIPITAMASVVGIPELEISQMVGRVLPIFSIGIPFFIVFLMDGFKGIRETFPAVAVTGFSFAIAQFLSSNYLGPQLPDIISALVSLIATTLFLKFWQPKHIFTSNGKEPIISTKKHHICKVVVAWMPFVLLTITIIIWTQPWFKALFKEGGALAFSSFAFEFNSISQKIFKTVPIVTEATNFPVVFKFPLILTTGTSIFLAALLSVFLLRVKISDAIGVFGATLKEMRLPILTIGVVLAFAYVANYSGMSATLALALADTGHVFTFFSPVVGWLGVFLTGSDTSSNLLFGSLQMLIATQLGLPEVLFLAANTSGGVVGKMISPQSIAIACAAVGLVGKESELFRFTVKYSIALAIIMGIIFTLIAYVFPFIIPVTPT; the protein is encoded by the coding sequence ATGGAATTTTATCAAGTCTATGACCCATTAGGCAATATTTGGCTGAGTGCTTTAGTGGCGCTATCGCCTATTGCGCTCTTTTTTATTTCTCTTATTGTCTTTAAACTTAAGGGGTATAGCGCTGGGTTTTTAAGCTTAGTGCTTTCAATCATTATTGCGTTATTTGTGTATAAAATGCCTGCTCAAATGGTGAGCGCGAGTTTTTTCTATGGCTTTCTTTATGGCTTGTGGCCGATCGCTTGGATTGTGATCGCTGCGATTTTTCTTTACAACCTTTCAGTGAAATCCGGGTATTTTGAGATTTTAAAAGAAAGCATTTTAACCCTAACGCCGGATCACCGGATTTTGGTGATTTTGATTGGCTTTTGTTTTGGCTCGTTTTTAGAAGGAGCGATCGGCTTTGGAGGCCCAGTAGCGATCACAGCGGCGATTTTAGTCGGTCTTGGGCTAAACCCCTTATACGCTGCCGGATTGTGCCTGATCGCTAACACCGCTCCTGTAGCTTTTGGCGCGGTGGGTATTCCTATTACGGCAATGGCTAGCGTGGTGGGTATCCCTGAATTAGAGATTTCTCAAATGGTGGGCAGAGTGTTACCCATTTTTTCCATTGGTATCCCTTTTTTCATCGTGTTTTTAATGGATGGTTTTAAAGGGATTAGAGAAACTTTTCCCGCAGTGGCTGTTACCGGGTTTAGTTTCGCTATCGCACAATTTTTAAGCTCTAATTATCTAGGGCCGCAACTTCCGGATATTATTTCAGCTTTAGTGTCATTGATCGCTACCACTTTGTTTTTAAAATTCTGGCAACCCAAGCACATTTTCACCAGCAATGGCAAAGAGCCTATAATCAGCACAAAAAAACACCATATTTGTAAGGTGGTTGTGGCGTGGATGCCTTTTGTGTTGCTCACTATTACAATTATCATATGGACGCAACCCTGGTTTAAAGCGCTCTTTAAAGAAGGCGGGGCTTTGGCGTTTTCTAGCTTTGCGTTTGAATTCAATTCTATCAGTCAAAAGATTTTTAAAACCGTTCCCATTGTTACTGAAGCGACCAATTTTCCTGTCGTGTTCAAATTCCCTCTAATCCTAACGACAGGCACTTCCATTTTTTTAGCCGCTCTTTTAAGCGTGTTTTTGTTGCGCGTGAAAATCAGCGATGCGATAGGGGTGTTTGGGGCTACTTTAAAAGAAATGCGTTTGCCGATTTTAACCATTGGCGTGGTTTTAGCGTTTGCATATGTGGCTAATTATAGCGGCATGAGCGCCACGCTCGCTTTAGCGTTAGCGGATACTGGGCATGTTTTCACTTTCTTTTCGCCTGTTGTAGGCTGGCTTGGGGTGTTTTTAACCGGAAGCGATACGAGTTCTAATCTTTTATTTGGCTCTTTGCAAATGCTCATCGCTACACAGCTTGGCTTGCCTGAAGTGCTTTTTTTAGCGGCAAACACTTCAGGGGGTGTTGTGGGTAAAATGATAAGCCCTCAAAGCATCGCTATCGCTTGCGCGGCGGTGGGGTTAGTGGGGAAAGAGAGCGAATTGTTCAGATTTACAGTAAAATACTCTATCGCTTTGGCGATCATTATGGGGATTATTTTCACTCTTATTGCTTATGTCTTCCCCTTTATTATCCCGGTTACTCCTACTTAA
- a CDS encoding DUF4006 family protein, whose translation MKFLNGLAGNLLIVVILLCVVVFFTLKAIHIQKEQATNYYRYKDINALETKNTQNRANYELINQGSKK comes from the coding sequence ATGAAATTTTTAAACGGATTAGCAGGGAATTTACTGATTGTGGTTATTTTATTGTGTGTGGTCGTTTTTTTTACGCTCAAAGCGATCCATATCCAAAAAGAGCAAGCCACCAATTATTACCGCTATAAGGATATTAACGCTTTAGAGACAAAAAACACCCAAAACCGGGCTAATTATGAATTGATCAATCAAGGGAGTAAAAAATGA
- a CDS encoding succinate--CoA ligase has translation MISVAHSPDADDIFMYYAIKFGWIDCPIKNKTFKNIALDIETLNQEALKNTYDVSAISFGLYPKIANDYALLPTATSFGNGYGPKLVKKKGVKLKKDFKVALSGEHTTNALLFKIYYKHARIAYMNFLDIEKAVLEGKVHAGVLIHENILDFHSELEVEKELWDVWKELIKVDLPLPLGGMAIRRSIPLYRAILIKKALIKAVEVALKHQNLLSNMLLERSLIRVNKECLQTYLSLYANETSTRLSKIQILAIDKLFELGYQHGFYASLLKAKDCLLTDEYLQYRFS, from the coding sequence TTGATTAGTGTCGCTCATAGCCCTGATGCTGATGATATTTTCATGTATTATGCGATTAAGTTTGGCTGGATAGATTGCCCCATTAAGAATAAAACATTCAAAAACATTGCCCTTGATATTGAAACCCTAAACCAAGAAGCCCTAAAAAACACTTATGATGTGAGTGCGATAAGCTTTGGGCTATACCCTAAAATTGCGAACGATTACGCCTTACTCCCCACGGCAACGAGCTTTGGGAATGGCTATGGGCCTAAATTAGTGAAAAAAAAGGGCGTGAAATTGAAAAAAGATTTTAAAGTCGCATTAAGTGGGGAGCATACCACCAACGCCCTCTTGTTTAAGATCTATTACAAACATGCGCGCATCGCTTACATGAATTTTTTAGACATTGAAAAAGCGGTTTTGGAAGGAAAAGTGCATGCGGGCGTATTAATCCATGAAAATATCTTGGATTTCCATAGTGAATTAGAAGTGGAAAAAGAATTGTGGGATGTTTGGAAAGAACTCATTAAAGTGGATTTACCCTTGCCTTTAGGGGGCATGGCGATTAGGCGCTCTATCCCCTTGTATCGCGCGATTTTGATTAAAAAGGCTTTGATTAAAGCGGTTGAAGTCGCGCTAAAACACCAAAATCTGCTCTCTAACATGCTCTTAGAGCGCTCGCTCATTCGTGTCAATAAAGAGTGCTTGCAAACTTATTTAAGCTTGTATGCGAATGAAACTTCAACGCGCTTAAGCAAGATTCAGATTCTCGCCATAGACAAGCTTTTTGAATTAGGCTATCAGCATGGGTTTTATGCCAGTTTGTTAAAGGCTAAAGATTGCTTACTCACTGATGAGTATTTGCAATACCGCTTTTCTTAA
- a CDS encoding DNA recombination/repair protein RecA, giving the protein MAIDEDKQKAISLAIKQIDKVFGKGALVRLGDKQVEKIDAISTGSLGLDLALGIGGVPKGRIIEIYGPESSGKTTLSLHIIAECQKNGGVCAFIDAEHALDVYYAKRLGVDTENLLVSQPSTGEEALEILETITRSGGIDLVVVDSVAALTPKAEIDGDMGDQHVGLQARLMSHALRKITGVLHKMNTTLIFINQIRMKIGMTGYGSPETTTGGNALKFYASVRIDIRRIAALKQNEQHIGNRAKAKVVKNKVAPPFREAEFDIMFGEGISKEGEIIDYGVKLDIVDKSGAWLSYQDKKLGQGRENAKALLKEDKALADEITLKIKESIGSNEEIMPLPDEPLEEME; this is encoded by the coding sequence ATGGCAATAGATGAAGACAAACAAAAAGCGATTTCTTTAGCGATCAAACAAATTGATAAGGTTTTTGGTAAGGGGGCGTTGGTGCGCCTTGGGGATAAGCAAGTAGAAAAGATTGACGCTATTTCTACAGGCTCGTTAGGATTGGATTTAGCTTTAGGGATTGGGGGCGTTCCAAAGGGTAGGATCATTGAAATTTATGGGCCAGAGTCAAGCGGGAAAACCACTCTAAGCTTGCACATTATTGCAGAATGCCAAAAAAATGGGGGCGTGTGCGCGTTCATTGACGCTGAACATGCCCTAGACGTGTATTATGCCAAGAGATTGGGCGTGGATACAGAAAATCTACTCGTTTCTCAACCAAGCACAGGAGAAGAAGCCTTAGAGATTTTAGAAACGATCACCAGAAGCGGAGGGATTGATTTAGTGGTGGTGGATTCGGTGGCGGCTCTTACGCCTAAAGCGGAGATTGATGGGGATATGGGCGATCAGCATGTGGGCTTGCAAGCAAGGCTTATGAGCCATGCGTTAAGGAAAATCACCGGTGTTTTGCACAAGATGAACACTACTTTAATCTTTATCAATCAAATAAGAATGAAGATCGGCATGACGGGCTATGGGAGTCCAGAGACCACAACCGGGGGTAATGCCTTAAAATTCTATGCGAGCGTTAGGATTGATATTAGAAGGATTGCGGCTTTAAAACAAAACGAACAGCATATCGGTAATAGGGCTAAAGCCAAAGTGGTTAAAAATAAAGTCGCTCCGCCTTTTAGAGAAGCGGAATTTGACATCATGTTTGGGGAGGGGATTTCTAAAGAGGGCGAAATCATTGACTATGGCGTGAAATTAGACATTGTGGATAAGAGTGGGGCATGGCTTAGTTACCAGGATAAAAAGCTAGGGCAAGGCAGAGAAAACGCTAAAGCCTTACTGAAAGAAGATAAAGCCCTAGCGGATGAAATCACTCTTAAGATTAAAGAGAGTATTGGCTCTAATGAAGAGATCATGCCCTTACCCGATGAGCCTTTAGAAGAAATGGAATAA